Proteins from a single region of Paenibacillus sp. BIHB 4019:
- a CDS encoding DNA-primase RepB domain-containing protein gives MTERLSSMRYARNLRRFSSHAQYFIKKLGCKQNEQLYFTLVHDDKNKNKRYSSTLNHPAMTLHKPLSLLERRTTEFTLFSKRNKRIHVLSQNKQGYAVFMEINYRATRTSDFKKIRAQFIDVDLNKISVHLDTKKQVQQMIKAIQSDPEEQLQSITVTKNKKGQYHLLALRTKQRVMQLKKAFINKFKLQIKDTMIIETKNGYHIYWVVQGASVSKFVSIQKALAKKFSSDPLITNLSRVMRIPGFYHMKNPRSPFIVKIRQLGRKKPFSQEEIIQSLALKPFN, from the coding sequence ATGACAGAGCGATTAAGTTCGATGAGATATGCCAGAAATTTGCGGAGGTTCTCAAGTCACGCACAGTATTTCATTAAAAAACTAGGCTGCAAGCAAAACGAACAGCTGTATTTCACTTTAGTCCATGACGATAAAAACAAAAATAAAAGATACAGCTCTACTTTAAATCATCCAGCAATGACACTGCATAAACCTCTAAGTTTGCTTGAGAGACGTACCACTGAATTCACGCTCTTTTCCAAGAGAAATAAACGCATACATGTCCTCAGCCAAAACAAACAAGGTTATGCCGTATTTATGGAGATCAACTACCGAGCAACAAGGACTAGCGATTTCAAAAAAATCAGGGCACAGTTCATTGATGTAGATCTGAACAAGATTTCCGTGCATTTAGACACGAAAAAACAAGTCCAGCAGATGATTAAAGCGATTCAATCCGACCCTGAAGAACAGCTTCAATCGATTACCGTTACAAAAAATAAAAAAGGCCAATACCATCTGTTAGCTCTGCGAACAAAACAGAGAGTCATGCAATTGAAGAAGGCGTTTATAAATAAATTCAAGCTTCAAATCAAGGATACAATGATTATCGAAACTAAAAACGGATATCATATTTATTGGGTTGTTCAAGGCGCATCCGTAAGCAAATTCGTTTCGATTCAAAAAGCTTTAGCCAAAAAATTCAGCTCTGATCCCCTAATAACCAATTTATCCAGAGTCATGCGTATACCGGGCTTTTACCATATGAAAAATCCTAGAAGCCCCTTTATCGTAAAGATTAGACAACTGGGCAGAAAAAAACCTTTTTCCCAAGAAGAAATTATTCAGTCTCTAGCATTAAAGCCCTTTAATTAG
- a CDS encoding GntR family transcriptional regulator produces MKIAHEDLDQLTYKSLKKMILDGQLRQGEKIVQDNLASLLGVSRTPLRRAISQLVQERLIETSGRGTFVKSYSPDEIIAAFEIRAVLEGLASRLCVRYMTDEEIQELEDLFTKAMSQITEEDWTAYREADREFHNRISRHAKSDMLSGILDQFQVLGITYLKGLMRSPQETITDHMDIIQALKKRSESEAEQAAISHIRKSIESLSKND; encoded by the coding sequence ATGAAAATTGCACATGAGGACCTTGATCAACTGACTTACAAGTCATTAAAGAAAATGATTCTTGACGGACAGCTTAGACAAGGCGAGAAAATTGTTCAAGATAATCTTGCAAGCCTTCTGGGCGTGAGTAGAACTCCGCTGCGCAGAGCCATTTCCCAGCTTGTTCAGGAGCGTCTGATCGAAACGAGCGGAAGAGGCACATTCGTGAAGTCTTACAGCCCTGATGAAATCATTGCAGCATTTGAAATTCGTGCTGTGCTCGAGGGTTTGGCAAGCCGTTTATGCGTCCGCTACATGACAGATGAAGAAATCCAGGAGCTGGAGGATCTTTTCACGAAAGCGATGAGCCAAATTACGGAAGAGGACTGGACAGCATATCGGGAAGCTGACCGTGAATTCCATAACCGCATCTCCAGACATGCCAAAAGTGACATGCTGTCCGGTATTCTGGATCAGTTTCAGGTTCTGGGAATCACCTATTTGAAAGGTTTAATGCGTTCGCCGCAAGAAACGATTACCGATCATATGGACATTATTCAAGCTTTAAAGAAGCGTTCGGAAAGTGAAGCGGAACAGGCGGCTATCTCCCACATCCGCAAATCCATCGAATCGTTGAGTAAGAATGACTAG
- a CDS encoding sugar ABC transporter permease, which yields MNQKKALFSVIFLAPAILLFLAFFIVPVLFSGYYSMTEWDAVQKPEFIGFGNFSDLWRDADYWKSMQNTLWLVFLTLTIKIPVALILAYLISQIKRGFKFFRTVYFLPVVIAPMAIGLMFSLIYAEAGMLNKVLDAIGLSFLKQNWLSDPDIVLFAVAAPQVWQTIGLFFIILLAALQAIPKETFESAEIDGASSIRTFFSIVIPMLWDVLQVCIILGVTGALKMFDHAWAITQGGPGVASAFASVYMFMKGFGSYEFGYASAVSVTIAAYALVFTVLFKKLSSKDSLEY from the coding sequence ATGAATCAAAAGAAAGCTTTATTCTCCGTTATCTTTTTAGCGCCGGCCATCCTTCTTTTTTTAGCGTTCTTTATTGTTCCTGTCCTGTTCTCCGGTTATTACAGCATGACGGAGTGGGATGCCGTGCAGAAGCCCGAGTTTATCGGGTTTGGCAATTTCTCGGATCTGTGGCGGGATGCGGATTATTGGAAGTCGATGCAAAATACATTGTGGCTCGTCTTTCTAACCCTGACTATTAAAATTCCGGTGGCATTAATTTTGGCCTATTTAATTTCTCAAATCAAAAGGGGCTTTAAATTTTTCAGAACGGTTTATTTCCTTCCGGTTGTCATTGCGCCAATGGCGATCGGTCTAATGTTCTCCTTGATTTATGCGGAAGCTGGAATGCTGAATAAAGTGCTGGATGCGATCGGGCTATCGTTTTTAAAGCAAAATTGGCTGTCCGATCCGGATATCGTTCTCTTCGCTGTAGCTGCGCCGCAGGTATGGCAAACGATCGGCTTGTTCTTCATCATTTTGCTAGCTGCCTTACAGGCGATTCCGAAGGAAACCTTCGAAAGCGCTGAAATCGACGGCGCTTCATCCATTCGTACGTTCTTTAGCATCGTCATTCCCATGCTGTGGGATGTGCTGCAGGTTTGTATCATTTTGGGCGTTACCGGCGCTCTCAAAATGTTCGATCATGCTTGGGCGATTACGCAAGGAGGACCGGGCGTGGCTTCAGCATTTGCCTCCGTTTATATGTTTATGAAAGGGTTCGGTTCCTACGAGTTCGGCTATGCCAGCGCGGTTTCCGTTACGATTGCTGCTTACGCG
- a CDS encoding MBG domain-containing protein, translated as MLHSRHMNLFKRGALIVIGILLIAFAMSESIQASSVDPIDQTSDTANTIPNSHGGSKGVGQSFTAGKTGWMYDAEAFIWNSSGTEREISLTIHEGQDINGTVLGVAKVSSSIVPNYPGGWIQFTFNDGIYMESNKQYTMMMDTTNNDPNQVLQVTWGIYQPSSYAGGTAYYSGIWSHSNYDFAFRTYVASQQRDYSTSLQMDQLTTTYGNTEEIRATLLDAQNQAVSNKTVTFSLDGAVLGSSNTNGNGEAVFSYSVNTAIGNHTLTAEFAGDPTHLTSSESVMMRVDKRPLTVTANDATREYGTSNPVFTGTATGALTSDGITATYATSADQASNVGNYAIEATLVDPNNKLGNYEVTKTAGSLSVTKASLTVTANDATREYGTSNPVLTGAITGALTSNGITATYATSAAQASNVGSYAIEAALVDPNNKLGNYEVTKTAGSLSVTKASLTVTANDATREYGTSNPVLTGAITGALTSDGITATYATSADQASNVGNYAIEATLVDPNNKLGNYEVTKTAGSLSVTKASLTVTANDATREYGTSNPVLTGAITGALSSDGITATYATSADQASDVGSYAIEAALVDPNNKLGNYEVSKTAGSLSITKAQLTVTPHTISRWVNNANPFLDGVVTGVLNNDNISVKYATLAEQSSPIGSYTIEAEIIDPNQRLGNYEVTSNNARLTVYDVPKLTYATNDTASSVIGPLGLPATDDEGRSIQWASSNNQFVDGATGHVQRPSYTEGNKNVTLKATITADGATYEAIYPLIIIANSNTSTGGAIIGNSNTSTGVAYYIEAVSANGKQRVELKLDDLKKGFVAIQSDSEVAEFIISKATLTQLKAIAPSMKLQFITKKDEITIPIQVLVIAGNNHDLNIKIGRADTKTEFVEINKSLGANVWAGPVVFNVNGLDDQGRSSEISAFTAYVERKIKLDAPDSDFATVVLWDEEKQAFTFVPAQFVKENGKVTAIVKSMRNGYFFVIDRRVSFVDLQNHWAKSDIELLAAKFIVQGRNDMNFDPNGMLTRAETAALLVRAIGIPLNNNEFSFADVDRKWYEADVIAAEQAGLIKGYSDGTFRPDNRVTREELAVMLTRAIAYANPSLQTANRELALADVETISPWAVDSIQQALSLDIIKGDQQGNFKPQAEATRAEMVTLLSRMLKRLSFI; from the coding sequence GTGTTACATTCAAGACATATGAACCTTTTCAAAAGAGGGGCTCTAATCGTAATTGGTATTTTATTGATTGCCTTCGCAATGTCAGAATCGATCCAAGCGTCATCCGTTGATCCAATTGATCAAACATCGGATACAGCAAATACGATCCCGAATTCGCATGGCGGATCAAAGGGAGTAGGACAAAGCTTTACTGCAGGTAAAACAGGGTGGATGTACGATGCTGAGGCATTTATATGGAATTCGTCAGGTACTGAGCGAGAGATAAGCTTGACGATTCATGAAGGTCAAGATATCAATGGGACAGTACTAGGCGTAGCGAAGGTAAGCAGTAGTATTGTGCCTAATTATCCGGGAGGCTGGATTCAATTTACCTTTAACGATGGGATTTACATGGAATCTAACAAGCAGTATACCATGATGATGGATACAACCAACAATGATCCAAATCAAGTGCTCCAAGTAACTTGGGGCATATACCAACCTAGCTCATATGCCGGCGGCACAGCTTATTATAGCGGAATTTGGAGTCATTCTAATTATGATTTTGCGTTCAGGACGTATGTAGCTTCTCAGCAGAGGGACTATTCGACCTCATTGCAGATGGACCAGCTTACAACAACTTATGGTAATACGGAGGAGATTAGAGCAACATTGCTTGATGCTCAAAATCAAGCAGTATCGAATAAAACAGTCACATTTTCCCTGGATGGAGCCGTTCTTGGTTCATCTAATACGAATGGAAATGGTGAAGCAGTATTTAGCTATTCGGTTAATACGGCAATAGGGAATCATACGTTAACAGCGGAATTCGCTGGAGACCCTACCCATCTTACTTCGAGTGAATCTGTTATGATGAGGGTCGATAAGAGGCCGCTTACAGTAACCGCAAATGATGCGACGCGTGAATACGGAACGAGCAATCCGGTATTCACAGGAACGGCAACAGGTGCTTTGACGTCAGATGGAATAACAGCAACGTACGCAACGAGTGCCGATCAAGCAAGTAATGTAGGAAACTATGCGATTGAAGCCACACTGGTTGATCCGAATAATAAGCTGGGGAATTATGAAGTAACGAAAACCGCAGGCAGTTTAAGTGTTACGAAAGCGTCACTTACAGTAACCGCAAATGATGCGACGCGTGAATACGGAACGAGCAATCCTGTTCTCACAGGGGCAATAACTGGCGCTTTGACGTCAAATGGAATTACAGCAACGTATGCTACGAGTGCTGCCCAAGCAAGTAATGTAGGAAGCTATGCGATTGAAGCCGCACTGGTTGATCCGAATAATAAGCTGGGGAATTATGAAGTAACGAAAACCGCAGGCAGTTTAAGTGTTACGAAAGCGTCACTTACAGTAACCGCAAATGATGCGACGCGTGAATACGGAACGAGCAATCCTGTTCTCACAGGGGCAATAACTGGCGCTTTGACGTCAGATGGAATTACAGCAACGTACGCAACGAGTGCCGATCAAGCAAGTAATGTAGGGAACTATGCGATTGAAGCCACACTGGTGGACCCGAATAATAAATTAGGGAATTACGAAGTAACGAAAACTGCAGGCAGTCTAAGCGTTACGAAAGCGTCACTTACAGTAACCGCAAATGATGCGACGCGTGAATACGGAACGAGCAATCCTGTTCTCACAGGGGCAATAACTGGCGCTTTATCGTCAGACGGCATAACGGCAACGTACGCAACGAGTGCTGACCAAGCAAGTGATGTAGGGAGCTATGCGATTGAAGCAGCACTGGTTGATCCGAATAATAAGCTAGGGAATTATGAAGTAAGCAAAACCGCAGGTAGTCTAAGTATTACAAAAGCACAACTGACAGTGACGCCGCACACCATTTCGCGCTGGGTGAACAATGCGAATCCCTTCCTGGACGGTGTTGTAACAGGTGTGCTGAACAATGACAACATATCCGTGAAGTATGCGACGCTTGCAGAGCAAAGCAGTCCAATTGGAAGTTATACCATAGAGGCTGAAATAATTGATCCTAATCAACGTTTAGGTAACTATGAAGTTACGAGCAATAATGCGAGGCTGACCGTGTATGATGTTCCGAAATTAACTTATGCTACTAACGATACTGCTTCATCAGTTATTGGACCTCTCGGTCTTCCAGCAACCGATGATGAAGGTAGAAGCATTCAATGGGCTTCCTCGAATAATCAATTTGTAGATGGTGCTACAGGTCATGTACAACGCCCATCCTATACAGAGGGGAATAAGAACGTAACACTTAAAGCGACGATAACAGCTGATGGTGCTACTTATGAAGCCATTTATCCGCTAATCATTATCGCGAACAGTAACACAAGTACTGGAGGAGCCATTATTGGGAACAGCAACACAAGTACTGGAGTAGCCTATTACATTGAGGCTGTGTCAGCTAATGGAAAGCAGCGAGTTGAACTAAAACTTGATGATTTGAAAAAAGGATTTGTTGCAATCCAATCAGATAGTGAAGTCGCAGAGTTTATAATTAGTAAAGCGACATTAACACAGTTAAAGGCCATTGCCCCATCTATGAAACTGCAATTTATTACAAAAAAAGATGAAATTACCATTCCAATTCAAGTGCTAGTGATTGCAGGGAATAATCATGATCTAAACATTAAAATAGGCAGAGCAGATACAAAAACAGAATTTGTTGAAATTAACAAGAGTCTTGGTGCAAATGTTTGGGCAGGGCCAGTTGTGTTCAACGTTAATGGACTAGATGATCAAGGTAGAAGCTCTGAGATCTCAGCTTTCACAGCCTATGTTGAAAGAAAGATTAAGCTGGATGCCCCAGATTCCGATTTTGCTACAGTTGTACTTTGGGATGAAGAGAAGCAAGCGTTCACCTTTGTTCCCGCGCAATTTGTAAAAGAGAATGGTAAAGTCACAGCAATTGTGAAGAGTATGCGAAACGGCTACTTTTTCGTAATTGATCGCCGAGTTAGCTTTGTAGATTTGCAGAATCATTGGGCAAAGTCGGATATAGAGTTGCTTGCCGCTAAGTTCATCGTTCAGGGGCGTAACGATATGAATTTTGATCCGAATGGTATGCTGACACGAGCAGAAACGGCCGCATTACTTGTACGTGCAATAGGGATTCCGTTGAATAACAATGAATTTAGCTTTGCTGATGTGGATAGAAAATGGTACGAAGCAGATGTTATTGCAGCTGAGCAGGCGGGATTAATTAAGGGATATAGTGATGGGACTTTCCGTCCGGACAACCGTGTGACACGTGAGGAGTTAGCGGTTATGCTTACCCGAGCAATTGCGTATGCTAATCCTTCTTTGCAGACAGCTAATAGGGAGTTAGCTTTAGCAGATGTGGAAACTATTTCACCTTGGGCGGTGGATTCTATTCAGCAAGCGCTTAGTTTAGATATTATTAAGGGCGATCAGCAAGGTAATTTCAAGCCGCAAGCAGAAGCAACACGTGCAGAAATGGTTACATTACTCTCACGTATGCTTAAACGATTAAGCTTTATATAG
- a CDS encoding extracellular solute-binding protein yields MFKRGIRFTLVLVMAVMLVIAGCSSAGKSSNGESAATSGSKSVKIRLAHTWGGTDGKAGVFKQQLDEFRAAHPDIELVEEFAPGDELKTKLKVDMASGNTPDVFMYWAGESFMRPLIDGDVALNMADYFAASPSIKKEQWSQGAWDSTSVDGKAYLVPLEASKAFFLYNKEIFDKYQLQPPTTYEEFKQVSKVLRENGIIPLSMGSKGSNPGHWFFSAIATQFAGGVEAAEKLSTEHTFNADAFKKAAQIINEMKSLKVFPDDTVASGDWAPSVVPYNEGKAAMIFTLPWSLPNLSQEIKEKSELIHFPKMDGAVNDPASYTIGGYTMSLVISKASFEDPAKKEAVIALADAMLSDQMNAALAGAGMMPAKSLETAVGNLDPFAVKVYAFTNPYSVVPFTKSKLPGAKSTEVFNRSMDELFAGVVTPEDFIKKINEAVAGEKK; encoded by the coding sequence ATGTTTAAAAGGGGAATCAGATTTACGCTTGTTTTGGTTATGGCGGTCATGCTGGTAATAGCGGGCTGCTCGTCAGCCGGAAAGAGCAGCAACGGGGAGAGCGCTGCGACAAGCGGAAGCAAAAGCGTCAAAATTCGTTTAGCACACACCTGGGGCGGTACGGATGGAAAGGCCGGAGTATTTAAGCAGCAGCTTGATGAATTTCGGGCGGCCCATCCCGATATCGAATTAGTCGAGGAGTTTGCACCGGGAGACGAGCTCAAGACAAAGCTGAAGGTAGACATGGCGAGCGGAAATACGCCGGATGTGTTTATGTACTGGGCTGGAGAATCGTTTATGCGTCCATTGATTGACGGGGACGTTGCGCTGAATATGGCGGATTATTTTGCGGCAAGCCCATCGATAAAAAAAGAACAATGGTCCCAAGGAGCGTGGGATAGTACATCAGTGGATGGCAAGGCTTATTTAGTGCCGCTCGAAGCATCCAAAGCGTTTTTCCTTTATAACAAAGAAATCTTTGACAAGTATCAGCTTCAACCGCCTACCACTTATGAGGAATTTAAGCAGGTTTCCAAGGTTTTACGTGAAAACGGTATCATTCCGCTCTCGATGGGAAGCAAAGGCTCCAACCCGGGCCATTGGTTCTTCTCGGCAATCGCAACGCAATTTGCGGGCGGTGTAGAAGCTGCGGAGAAGTTAAGCACGGAGCATACGTTTAATGCGGATGCTTTCAAGAAAGCTGCACAAATAATCAATGAGATGAAATCGCTAAAGGTATTTCCGGATGACACGGTAGCCAGCGGCGATTGGGCCCCTTCGGTAGTTCCATATAATGAAGGCAAGGCGGCAATGATATTCACTTTGCCGTGGTCGCTTCCTAATTTAAGCCAAGAGATTAAAGAAAAATCCGAATTAATACATTTCCCTAAGATGGATGGTGCCGTAAATGACCCTGCATCATATACCATCGGCGGCTACACGATGAGTTTGGTCATCAGTAAAGCTTCCTTCGAGGACCCAGCCAAAAAAGAGGCAGTCATTGCGTTAGCTGACGCCATGCTGTCTGATCAAATGAACGCTGCATTGGCCGGCGCAGGCATGATGCCGGCGAAATCGTTAGAAACAGCTGTCGGCAATTTGGACCCGTTCGCTGTTAAAGTTTACGCTTTTACCAATCCGTACAGTGTCGTGCCGTTTACGAAATCCAAGCTGCCTGGGGCAAAATCAACGGAGGTTTTCAATCGTTCAATGGATGAACTGTTCGCAGGAGTAGTTACCCCTGAGGACTTTATCAAGAAAATTAATGAAGCAGTAGCCGGAGAGAAAAAGTAA
- a CDS encoding DUF5060 domain-containing protein, whose protein sequence is METSKNKTGLYDPLDIDLVGSQTVNPYQVDLKAVAKGPQGEALEIPGFYKKENVWCIRFSPISVGEWSLVTESSLPELSGKTFSIEAVSPSNPNKHGVLMVDPNHPRHFVHHDGTPFFSLGYEVNWLWSVDQMSENLYRTERLLDDLAAHGFNHLFINSYAHDTLWRGGNTTEFDYGPPLILPWLGEHEAHDYSQLNEAYFAHFDRMMWALHERGMQAHIYMKVYNKLVNWPVRLSPEEDLYFDHFVARYQAFPNVIWNFSKESYYEPDKAYIAARLRRMRDLDAYGHMTTIHDDKCFTYDPSTQSLIDFVTDQNHWDIYHSILHQHSLRNIPIINEEFGYEHPQGDINGGAWGWDQEPLEVLERAYEVVMAGGYPTHYYTDHAWDIVDWNAKSLCLPGYSFMKQFFTEIDWTSLVPQPLLVRQWAGRCLTDQNQSEMVLYAKKGMTNLITDFLPKRWKGYWMNIWTGERVEAELVLVDGGSGDIKSPFEAESSVGYFRREV, encoded by the coding sequence GTGGAAACGAGCAAAAATAAAACCGGTCTATACGATCCATTGGATATTGATCTTGTAGGGAGCCAGACCGTAAACCCTTATCAGGTCGATTTGAAAGCGGTTGCTAAAGGCCCGCAAGGCGAAGCTTTAGAAATTCCGGGCTTCTATAAAAAAGAAAACGTATGGTGCATTCGTTTTTCACCCATCTCTGTTGGCGAATGGAGTCTAGTTACTGAATCTTCGTTGCCAGAATTGTCAGGAAAGACGTTTTCGATTGAAGCGGTATCTCCATCCAACCCGAATAAGCATGGCGTCTTGATGGTTGATCCTAACCATCCTAGACATTTTGTTCATCACGATGGGACGCCATTCTTCTCCCTGGGCTACGAGGTGAACTGGCTATGGTCGGTGGACCAAATGTCAGAAAACCTGTATCGCACGGAGCGATTGCTTGATGATCTGGCGGCTCATGGGTTCAACCATCTGTTTATCAATTCCTATGCTCACGACACATTGTGGCGGGGAGGCAATACAACGGAGTTTGATTATGGCCCGCCTTTGATTCTGCCGTGGCTAGGGGAGCATGAGGCTCATGATTACAGTCAGTTGAATGAAGCTTATTTTGCTCACTTCGATCGAATGATGTGGGCACTGCACGAACGGGGCATGCAAGCACACATTTATATGAAGGTATATAACAAGCTTGTAAATTGGCCAGTGCGGCTTTCTCCGGAAGAGGATTTGTATTTTGATCATTTTGTTGCGCGATATCAAGCCTTTCCGAATGTGATTTGGAACTTTAGCAAGGAAAGCTATTATGAGCCTGACAAGGCATACATTGCGGCTCGCTTGAGAAGAATGCGAGATTTGGATGCCTACGGTCATATGACGACCATTCATGATGACAAGTGCTTTACTTATGATCCGAGCACTCAGTCGCTAATTGATTTTGTTACCGATCAGAATCATTGGGATATTTACCATTCGATTCTGCATCAGCATTCCCTCCGCAATATTCCGATCATTAACGAAGAATTTGGCTATGAGCATCCGCAAGGGGATATTAACGGAGGCGCATGGGGCTGGGATCAGGAGCCGCTTGAAGTATTGGAAAGGGCGTACGAGGTCGTTATGGCTGGCGGCTATCCGACTCACTACTACACAGACCATGCTTGGGATATCGTGGATTGGAACGCGAAGTCGCTATGCTTGCCGGGATATTCATTCATGAAGCAATTTTTCACAGAAATCGACTGGACCTCGCTTGTTCCGCAGCCGCTTTTGGTTCGACAATGGGCCGGCCGCTGCTTAACGGATCAGAATCAATCCGAGATGGTGCTGTATGCAAAGAAAGGCATGACCAATTTAATTACCGATTTCCTTCCTAAAAGGTGGAAGGGCTACTGGATGAATATATGGACAGGCGAGCGGGTAGAAGCGGAGCTCGTTCTGGTCGACGGGGGAAGCGGGGATATAAAAAGCCCGTTTGAAGCCGAGAGCTCCGTCGGATACTTTAGACGCGAGGTTTAG
- a CDS encoding DNA-binding protein translates to MNGFEDWNLKVKKTFNATSNLVVLTVTEAGELMGLSKDQMKIFVDKYNLTKVPIVRSAHRYLLLKCEIDEIVANRAV, encoded by the coding sequence ATGAACGGATTTGAAGACTGGAATTTAAAAGTGAAAAAGACATTTAATGCAACGAGCAACTTAGTTGTATTAACCGTTACGGAGGCAGGAGAGTTAATGGGTCTCTCCAAAGACCAAATGAAGATCTTCGTGGATAAATATAACTTAACAAAAGTCCCGATTGTGAGAAGTGCCCATAGATACCTGTTATTGAAGTGTGAAATAGACGAGATTGTAGCGAATAGGGCCGTGTAG